Part of the Cohnella candidum genome, CGTTCCGCACTCTCCACGCCAGAGCATGAACGCCGGCATCTCGTTCGTGCCGGAAGACCGCAAGACGCAGGGCCTGTTTCTTAACCAGAGCGTGAAGGACAACATGTCGATCACCGCGCTGTTTAAGAATTTCCTGACCGGGGGCCTGATCAATAAGTCGAAGGAACTCCGCAAGGCGAATAGCTTGATCGCGCAGTTGTCGGTTCGGCCGCAAGATCCGTACAAACATGTGGGCAACCTGAGCGGGGGCAACCAGCAGAAGGCGCTTATCGGCCGGTGGCTGATCGACAAGTATAAAATCCTCATTCTGGAAGAACCGACCCGAGGCGTTGACGTTGGCGCGAAAATGGACATCTATCAGGAGATCAACAAACTCCTGGAACAGGACTTGGCCATCCTCATGGTATCATCGGAGCTTCCTGAACTGCTCGGCATGTGCGACCGCATTCTCGTCTTCTCGGAAGGCAAGATGACGGCGGAGTTCAGCCGCGATGAGGCAACGGAAGAAAAAATTATGGAATACGCTTTTCCGAGGTGAGACAGATGAAAAGACTAAACAACCAGCTTCCGTTGATCACGCTCATCATCCTGGTGATCGTGGGATCTTTCCTCTCGGACAGCTTTCTGACCGTGAAGAACCTGATCAACCTGATCCAATTCGCCGCCGAGACCGGCATCATCGCGGTCGGCATGGCGTTCGTCATCTTCACCGGCGGCATTGACCTGTCCGTGGGCTCCACCGTGGCGCTCGCAGCCGTCATCGCCGCGAGCACGCAGCAACTGGGCGTGCCCGGCGTGCTTGGTTTATGCGTCGTACTCGGAGCGCTGATCGGGATCATCAACGGCCTCGTCATTACCAAAGCCAGAGTCGAACCGTTCATGGCCACGCTCGCGATGATGGCGATCGTCAGGGCCGTTACCTTGTGGATCACGAACGGCGGACCGGTGCTGAAGCCCGTTTCCGCAAGTTATCAAGCGATTGCAGGCGATGCGTTCGGCATTCCGCTGCCGGCGATTTATCTGGTCGTGATCTTCATTCTCGGCTATATCCTGCTGAGACGTCTGCCTTTCGGACGCCACGTCATGGCGGTCGGCGGCGGCGAAGAGACCGCTCGGCTGTTCGGCGTCAAAGTCGAGAAAGTCAAGCTCATGGTGTACACGCTGAGCGGCATTCTGGCCGCTCTGGCCGGCGCGCTCATCACCGCGCGGATCGGCATGGGCGAACCGCGCTCGGGTCAAAGCTTCGAACTGACCGCGATCGCGATCGTTATCGTTGGCGGCACCTATCTGCTGGGAGGACGCGGCACCATCGGAGGCACTTTTATCGGCGCCATGATTTTCGCGGTGATCCTCAATCTGATGAACCTGCTCGACGTGTCGGCGTATATTCAGCCGATCGTACGGGGCCTGATCATCATCATTGCCGCTCTGCTCATTTCCCGGTCCTTCGCCAAAAACAAGAAAACGGCGGAAAGCGCCTGACAATTCTGCGATAAACTCCCGGACATGGCGATTATTGAAACTTGTCCGGGAGAATCATTGGGAATAAAATTGCAGGTAATCGTTATCTTTGACTGCACTGCTCGTCATTTAAGGGGTTGCCATGATGAAACAACTGCTGCGAAACTTAAATGACTATTTTTTCTCCAGCGTAAAGCGGGAATTGATGCTCATGGTGACGGCTACGATCATTCTGGTCGTGGGCGCCATCGTCATCGTCACTTACAACGTTTCCATCGACCTGCAGATGAAAGACGCCAAAGCCAACGATGCTGCGAAAGTGCGGTTCATCGGAGATAACATCGATGAAACCGTTATCACGATTAATCGGCTCATGGACAGCCTGACCCAGGATACGGAAGTACAGGCGCTGCTCAATATACCGGAAAGTCCGACGCTGTCGGAGATCAGGCAGCTTGAGGATCTATTTCTTTCCAAGGCCGTTTTTTCATCGGATATGTTCAATGCCATCTATTTGTTCAATACCCGGGATCTGTTGTTCCGTCTTACCCTGGGAAGCAGCGCGCCGGATAAGCAAACACTGAACTACAACAAATATCGGTACGATACGATCGGCAGAACGACCTGGCGGATCGACAACGGCACCGTTTACGTGGAGAAATCGCTTCGGCAACGGGAATCCCTGCGCACGATCGGCTATGTCAGCATCGAAATCAACAAGGAATATCTGCGTAACCGACTCCAATCCGAAGGCAACCGTTTTACTTATGTTTATGACGAAAACGGCGGGATGCTGGTCGGCAGCCGCGAAGACCCCGCCTTGAATACGGAAGATTTGTTCGCCCTGGCGAAACAAGAGCAGAACGGCGAGCCCCATGTGGTGAAAATTCCGCCTTACCATGACATGCTGCTGACCACCCGTTTATCGGAATACGGAAAATGGCGGGTCGTTTCGGTCGTTCCGGTGAAGGAACTCGCCAGAGGCCCGGAGTTGATCGGATTGTGGATCTCCATTATCGGCATTTTGGGGGCGTTATCCGGATTCGTCGTCTTTTGGTATGCGTCACGCCGTTTGACCGCGCCGCTCCACGACTTGAGGAAGCTCATGGATCTGGCCGACGTCGACAACTTCCAGCATCAGGCGAACATTCATCGCCGCGACGAGTTCGGCAGGCTGGGCCGCAGCTTCAACCACATGATGCGGAAAATCAATTTCCTCATCTCCGAAGTGTACCAGAAAGAGATTGCCCAGAAAGAGTCCGAGTACAAAGCGCTGAAGGCGCAAATCAATCCCCATTTTCTATACAACACGCTCGATACGATCCGCTGGCTGGCCATGTATGGGGAGACGCAAAAAATCGAGAAAGTCGCCGTTTCGCTTTCCCAGATTCTAAGAGCTAGCCTGAACAGCAAGGATATGGTGCCGATTCGCACGGAAATGGAGTCGATCGACGCCTATCTCGCCATTCAGAAAAACCGATTCGAGCATCGTATTACCGTTGCCGTCCATTTCGACGAAAGGATCATGGATCTTCTGATTCCCCGGTTCGTTTTGCAGCCCCTTGTGGAAAACTCCTTTATCCATGGTCTGGAACCGAAATTGGGTAAAGGGAGCTTATTGATTCAAGGGTCTCTCGGCACGAACGGGGTCACCATTCGCATCATCGACGATGGAGTCGGGATGGACGAACAACGGGCGCGGGAGCTGTTGGAGGAGCGCAAGCCGGCAGGCATCGTAAGCGCCACCGGAACGGGAAGCGGAGTCAACAATGTGCACGAGAGGATACGGACGCTGTTCGGCGAAGCCTACGGTTTGTCCATCGTCAGTTCCCCGGATTCGGGAACGATCGTAGAGGTCGTTCTCCCCGCGAAACAGGAACAGCAGGCTGCATCCAACGGATGAGGGGGCGCAAGTATGCACAACGTCGTTATCGTGGACGATGAGGCGATCGTAAGCCGCGGGCTGAGCGAGAAGATCGACTGGGCGGAGTTGGAATGCCGGGTCGTCGGCATCGGCGGAAACGGACTGGAAGGAAAAGCGTTAGTCGACCGCTGCCGTCCGGATATCGTCATTACCGATATTAAAATGCCGGGGATGAACGGACTTGACCTGGCTCAATACATGAAAGAAAACTACCCGGAATGCGTGACGATCCTGCTTAGCGGCTATACGGAGTTCGACTACGCCCGGGCGGCCGTCCGCCATCAGGTGTTCGATTATTTGCTGAAACCGGTCGATCTGGAGGATTTGAAATCGTGCATCCGAAAAGTGAAGAAACATCTCGCGAGTATCGGAACGGCGGGAAAACAAACGGAAATCAACCGGGAAGCGGAGGCACGTAAAGCTTCTTTGGTCGAATCGGGCATAATGTTGAATGTGATCGTCAACGGAAACAAGGATATCGGCATTCTCGTCAGAAAGCTGGACGAGCACGGGCTATCTCTGCGCAAGGGACAAACCGTTCTTTTCGAAAGGTATGACCGAGAGGAGGATCCCGTCACCGCTTCCTTGTTACAGTACGCCATTCAGAATATCGTCAGCGAAACTTACGACAATCTGAATATCCGGGCGGCCGTATTCAGTCATGAAGGACAAAATGTCGCCGTGATCAAATACAATCCCGAAATCCAGCCAGTCGTATTCGAACGCCGCGTGTTGGAAGCGACGGAACTGTGCCGCATCCATGTGGAACAGTATTTGAAAATCAACGTGAACATCGGGGCAGGCAGGGTATTCGAAGGCCTTCAGGGACTTCACGCCTCATATCAAAGCGCGAACCGAATGCTCGAAGATAATCTGTTCTGGGGCATGCGCGAGGTGCCGGCGCCGACCGAGACGGCAGACGGGCAGAAGGCCGGCGTGAACGTGGCCGTTTCAACGGACTGGCTGGAGTCCATAAGCGAAGGGAAGGAAGAGGAGGCCGTCCGCCATCTGGAAGCTTTTCTCCAAGAGGTTCGAAGATATCAGAACAAGACGATCGCGTTTAACGGCTTGATGGATTTTCTCGTCGGCTTGACGCGGCTTGTGTCCGACAAAGAAATGAAGGCCCTGATCACGAAGACGATTACGGAAATCCCCTCGATCAGAACCTTTAAGGACTATCGGTCCGTGCTGACACGAACGGTCGAAACGGTAAGCCGGAAGGCGAGGCGGGAATTGAAGGACATGAGTGCTTCGCTCGTGGACCGGGTGATCGATTACATCGGCGCGAACTACCAGGATTCACGCCTGAGTCTGCAATTCGCGGCCGAAACGTTCCATGTCAGCGACGGTCACCTCAGCCGGCTGTTCAAGAAGGAGACGGGAAGCAATTTCAGCGAGTATCTGATCAAGAAACGCGTCGACAAGGCGAAAGAACTGCTCGAATTGGATCCTCGCATTCCCATTGCAGGCGTGGCCGGGCGGGTCGGTTTTACCGACGCGAAATATTTCGGCCAAGTGTTCAAGAAACATTACGGGATGACCCCGTCGGAATTTAAGGAAAACGTAATGGAATGACAAAAGGCGCCGCAGCGCCTTTAGTCGATCAAATCTTTCTGCGCGCGCCGGACCGCTTGATTCAAAGCGTCCTGGGGCGTGTTTTTTTGCTGCAGAGCGAACATTAAGGAAGCCTGCAGGTCCCGTGCCCACGAATGATAGGAGGCGGTGAGCGGCTGGTTGATGGCGTACTCGAACTGTTCCTTCATGATGTCGATGGACGGATAGGTTTGCCGGAGCGTCGCCAGGTCGATCATGTCGTTCCACACCGGCAAGCCGCCGGTATAGTCGGTGACGATAACGTCATTACGCTTTTCGCTCATCATTTGGATGAATTTCCAGCCCCAATCTTTGTTCCGGGAGTTCCGGACGAGGCCGATGGCGCTGCCCCCTGCAACGCTTGAGCTTTTGAGAGACTTGTCGAAGCCGGGAATGAGGGCGACCTTGATATTGGAATAATCCTTCAATTTAAGGGCGGCGTATGATCCGGCAATGAGAAACGGAACGCGTCCTTTGGCGAATTCCTCCGAAGCTTTCGATTCGTTCACGCGGATGGACAACGGATCGGTCAGTTGGTTGTCGTATAGCGAATCGACCATGAACTGCAAGGCTTTCAGTCCCGCGCCCCGGTTGAAAATCCATTTGCCGTTGACGTCCTTGTACTGTCCGCCCATGGCGTTGAGCAGCAGCGTGTAGTCGTCCATCAGTCCTTCGCTGTCGTTCCATCCCCAAATCACGCCATGTTCGACGAGGTTTTTCTCGCGCATGAAGGTGACCGCGTCCATCAATTCTTTCCATGTGGATGGCGGCGCGTATAACCCGACTTTGCACAGCAGGTCCTGATTGTAAAAAAGGAAATGCGCCTCCATGCTCATGGGAAACGCATACAATTCGGGAAGCGTGTACAATTCGTTGCTGAGCACTCGTTGGTCGTACGCGAGCGGGATCGTATTGCCTTTCAGTTCGGTCGTCACGAATTTGTTCAGCGGTTCGAGGAACCCGGATGCCGCGAACTCCCGTGTCCATTCGGACTTTACCTGTATAAGGTCGATATCGGAAACCTCGGTGTCGACGCGTTTGACGATTTCATCGTGCAAATCGTCCGACGGCGCGGCGAGGACTTCGACTTTAATGCCGTATTCGCGTTCGAATTCCGTACTGATTTTCTCAATGTAGGGCTGATAAACGTTATCCACCATCACTTTGAGGGAGGCCGGCCGCTTCTGCACGGCGGGTGCAGCGGATTCCGAGACTTCAGAAGGCAAAGCTGTCGTTTTGGAATATAGAACAGAGAGCGCATAAGCAGCTACGATGATGGCAATAAGAAAAATTGAAGCTCTCTTGAAGCGCATGGAGTACCTCCGGCATCGGTGAAAGATAGATTATCGAATTCATCTAAACAGTAGAGGAAGTAAGGAAATTATACTATATTTTCGCGCTTGATGTCCGTGTATGTTCTGGTAAGTCAGTCTAACGGATGCGTTGTACGATCAGCGAGAATTAAATATACCCTGAACAGCGGAATTATTTAATCTTTCTATGATTTAATAGGACTTTATGGCAGCCGACTCATATCGGCGAAGCCCCGGAGTTGATGGACATCTTGATGGACTAGCTGTCTTTCGCACTGGCTCGATGGCCGAAGTGAACCAGCAAAAACGTCGCGAAATGCGACGATAACGGGCTGTAACCGGCCGGACCGATCAAAATCGTCACAAAAAACGACGATAACGAGCCGTAATCGGACGGACCTATCAAAATCGTCACAAAAAGCGACGAAAACGAGCCGTAACCGGCCGGACCTATCAAAATCGTCGCAAAAAGTGACGATAATGGGCCTCAGCCGGCTAGAACAAGCAAAATCGTCGCAAAATGTGACGATAATAAGTAGGATCCTGCTGCTGCGTCGGTTTCACCGTCTTACGAAGCGGTCTGACGAGTTTAAAGTTACCAAAGACGGTTTAACCGTCTTGCGTAGTTGGTTCGGCGAGTTTGAAGTTACCGAAGACGGTTTCACCGTCTTGCGGAGCGGATTTGGCGAGTTTGAAGTTACAGAAGACGGTCTCACCGTCTTGGGGGGCAGGTTCGACGAGTTTGAAGTTACCGAAGACGGTTTAACCGTCTTGCATAGTAGGTTAGGCGAGTTTGAAGTTACCGAAGACGGTTTCATAGTCTTGCGGAGCAGATTCAGCAAGTTTGAAGTTACCGAAGACGGTCACACCGTCTTGCGGGGCGGATTAGGCGAGTTTGAAGTTACAGAAGACGGTCTCGCCGTCTTGGGGGGCAGGTTCGGCGAGTTTGAAGTTACCGAAGACGGTCACACCGTCTTGCGGAGCGGATTAGGCGAGTTTGAAGTTACCGAAGGCGGTTTCATAGTCTTGCGGAGCAGATTCAGCAAGTTTGAAGTTACCGAAGACGGTCTCACGGTCTTGCGGAAAACGAAAAGCCTGAAGATCACCGCTAAGCGGCGTACTTCAGGCTTTTTTCCTCGTCTAGGCCCACTAAACCTTCACGTTCAGCATGCGGACGATCGCGGAGGCCGCTTCCGCTCGAGTAGTAGGCGCCAGAGGCATGAATTTGCCGTCCGGAAGGCCGCCCACGATGATGATGCCGGTTTCCTGCGCTTTGGAGGCTGAGGGCTTTGCCCATTTCGGAATGTCCGCGTCGTCGGCGAAGCCGGTTTTCAGCGATTGGGAAGGGGGCAGGCCGGAAGCGCGGATCACCATGGAGACCATCTCGGAATGGGTGATATTCGCGTTCGGCCGGAACGTCCCGTCCGCGTTGCCGCTGACGAATCCGAGCTTCACCGCTTGCTGCACCGCATTCACCGCCCAAGACGGGATGTCGGTTTTGTCCTTAAACGCCAATGGATCGCCATCGACGGCAGGTTTGAGCGCTCGGATGAGCATGCTGGCGAACTCCGCCCGGGTGACTTTGCCGTCCGGCTTAAACGTTCCGTCGCCATACCCGAACACGATCCCGAGTTCCGCCGCCTTATCGATCTCCGCCTGGGCGGGGTGGCCGGCAAGATCGGAGTAGGAGGAGGTTTTGGGAGGCGAAGTGACCGTAACGACGCAAACGTCCGTAAAGTTGCCCATCTCCGTAATGGCGACGATCTTCGCGATGCCCGGCGATTTCGCCGTCACTTTGCCGCTGGTGTCCACTTCCGCCACTTGGGGGTTGGTGCTGCTCCAAGCCACCTTCAAATTGGCCGCGTCGGCAGGGGCGACCGTCGCGGTCAACGAGGTCTGCTCTCCCTTTTTGAGCGCAAGCGCATTATGACTCAGCTTGACGCTGGTAACGGCCGGTTTTGAGAGATCGCCGACCGACAAGGGAAAGTCTTTAAGATATCGGAAGGCGTCCACTTTGTTGATGGGCGTTTTGGGATCAATGCCTTTGATTAAGTCCGGGATAGGGACAGCGATGCCCGGATTGATGAAAATCTTTTTAGGGTCGATCGGAGGAACTTTCGTTTTCACCAAGGCCCATTGGTCTCCGAACACTTCTTCTTCTGATAACGGGTAGGCGTCGACCACCGGGTTTAACCTGTACATGTAAATCGTTTCCTTGGAAGTGTCGGTCTGTTTGTCCGTATAGCTGAGCGGGCCGAAGTGGTCTTTCGTACGATCCACGATAAACGTTTTATCGCCGTCGGGACCGCTGCGGGTAATTCGGTAATAGGACTCCATATCCGAATTATCGTTCCAATTGAGCGTCACGGATCCGTCCTTGTTCGGAGTCGCGGTGAAATCCGACACCGTTCCCGGTTGACGGAGGCGATACCGGTCTGTCGTCCATCCGGAGTGCGTGGTGGTTCCGACGAACGGATCGAATTTCACGTCAATCCGGAAAGTGACGTAAGTCACGCGCGAGGTGTAAGGCAGACTGAAGCAAACCTTGTGGAACCCGCAGTTCGTGTTCGGCAGGGGAATCCATGAGGCACCGTCGTCGAAACTATAACGGTATTCGGGGAATTCATCGGTTCCCAGCATCGCAGTGGACAAATATTCTAACGTATACGACTTTCCGGCGATTAAATAACTTTCGTCATAACCGTGTTCGTAGTCGTCGACTTCGAAGCCGAAAACCTCGGCCGCGAAAGCGGACTGCGCGGGCCATATCGCGAGCAGCGGCAGCAAAGCCGCAAAGAGCATGAGCATTCTCCGGGAAACGCGCACGCCATGCACTCCTCCTTTAATATCGCATCATTCTCATTCTATGGCGGGCTGCGCTTCAAAAGCGCTTCATCATGAAACGCTTTTGAAGCGCTCCGCCTGCTATACTTCCTCGTGGTCAATAGAATGAAAATGAAAGGATGTTGAAGCATGAGGAAAAGAACCGTAGCCCTGCTGCTTGCGGCAACTTCGCTGTTCTCGTTGTCGACCGGCGCGTTCGCCGCCAGCAACCTCACCCAGATTAAAGCTTATCTGAACGGCGGCATCAAATTCCGGCTCGACGGCAAGCCTTGGAGGCCCCTCGACGACAAGGGGAAAGAGGTCCTGCCGATTACTTATAATGGAACGACATACTTACCGCTTCGGGTCATTTCGGATGCATTTGATATCCCGATCAATTGGGAAGGCAGTACGTCGACGATCGGCTTGAACGAGAGCCCTAACGTCAATCTGTTCTCCAAGGAAGTGAAAGCCGACTTCTGGGCGGAGAAGTCCTATGACGTGATCGACAAAAAGCAGCTGGTATTCGGAGGCAAGCAGTACACGGGGGCCTATGCGTTCTCCGCGGAAAACGTCGGGCTCGGCTGGTACGAGGGATCACCCAACCTGAAACTCGACTTCGGCAAAAAATACAACACCCTGCATCTCGTCCTGGTCGCGCAGTCGGACATGAAGATCAGGGTGCTGAACGGGAACAAACAGCAGCTGTCGGAGGAAATGAGCTTGAAGGAGGGCGTGGTTACGGAGGTGGATGTCGACCTGCAAGACAGCCAATTTGCCTATGTATCGGCTTACGATGCAACAAATAAGGCGGAGAAGCCGCTGCTTTACGTTTTGAAAGACAGCTACGTGACGGTAAAGAAACCATAACCAAGGAACGGCGTCACTCGTTTAAATACCGGTCGATTTCCTCCAGCACCCGGCGGGAAACGGTTCGGTTCAACGCGGCCTCCGCCGCGAACCGCGGCATCGGACGGGCCGCGATCGCAGCGGGGGCCTCGCCCATTTCCCGGCAGCGGACAAGATAGTCCACCTTGCCGCCCGATTTCCGGTACAGTTCCTCGTTCAGGCGAACGGAAGCCGTCCGAAAATCGGGCGATTCCGGTTTCAGCTTCCACTGCGCGAAACGAATCTCGGCTTCCCGCTGGGGGAGGGAGGCCGACTCCATCAGCCGCTCCAGGCTGTCTATCGCCTCGTCAGGCGTAATGCGGCCGAGCTCCGATTCTAAGAGGATCCGCCGAACGCGAAGCGATATTTGCATATCCTTGCGACTTAGCCGGTCTGCGATTCGAAGCGCTTCTTCGGCGGCTTCAAGCGCGCTGCCGATTTGAGCCCGGCGATGCATCAGCAGGCTCTTGAGGGCGAGTCCGTCGCATTCGGAGAAAGGAATCATGATTTTCCTCGCCAGCCGAATCGCACGATCGATCATTGCAGCGGCTTCCTCGTAACGGCGTTGTTCCAGCAGGATGCTCCCTTCGATGCCGAGCACGACCGTCACGATGTGCCAGTCCTTCAGCCGCACGGATTCCTCCAGGCAGAAGGCAATGCAAGACTGCGCCTGAACATACGAGCCGAGCATCTGATAATATTTGCCCAGCATGCCGACCGCCGTAGCGAAACCCGCGCGCGTTCCGATCGCTCGGCTGATTTCGATTTTCTCCACGATGCGGCCGAAAGCTTGATCCATTTCGTCGATTTCAAGATACACGAGCGCGAGTCCGCCCATCGCGTCTCCGACATGCTGGCGGTCCCGTATGTCCGTGGCCAGGCGGATTTGTTTCTTGAACCAGCCGAGCGCTTCTTCATATTCACATTGATCGTAAGACAGGAACCCCAAGCAATGATAAAAGCGGCAGTCGTCCCGGGTACGATTATCGACCTCCGGCAGCCGCAGCCGGGCCAACAGGTAATTCCGCGCTTGCTCGTATTGCCCCATGAAATAATGCAAATACCCCAGCGTGCCGTAGACGAGGCTAAGACCGGCCTGGTCTTCCGTCAGCGAAAAATAGTCCAGCGCGCGCTCCAGATGGAACCTCGCTTCCCCATACCTTCCTTGAACCCGCAGGCAATGGCCGAGCGCAACGTCGCACAGCGACCGTTCGCGGATGGCCGCGGTATATCCGTAACGCTCAAGCCAGTTTCTGTATGTTCTCTCCGCCTCCTCGCCGTCTCCGACGGTGAGGAGGGCTTCTCCGAGCTTGATCACGACCGGCAGCAGCGGTTCCTGCGGCTGCAGCGACATCAGCTTCCGGTAGTATTGGATCCGGGTTTCATTGGCGAACAGTTTTTCCGCCGCCAGCGCTGCGGTTTCATAGTGAAGGATGGCTTCCTCATCCATTTCCGCGAGTTCATAATGCAAGGCGGCCTCGGCCGCGGCGGATTCCGGCAGGCGCCGATGGGAATCGGTCAGGCAACGCGCGATTTGCCCATGGCACTTGCGTCGAACGCCTGCCCGTTGCATTCGGTATGCGGTTTCCCGAATGAGATCGTGCGTAAAATCGTAGCTGCCTCCGCCGACCTCCCGCAAAATTTTCAACGACGCCAGCCGGTTCGATTGTTCCGCGACCGTTTCTTCTTCCATGTCGGCAACGGCTGCCAGGAATGCCGGTTTTGCGGGTTTTCCGACTGCCGCCATGACTGCGGCAAGCCGGCGCTGCACCGGCGTCAACTTGCCCAGCCGATGTTCGACGATCGATTTCGCGACCGGCGATAGTCCGGCTTTGCGGCTGCCTGTTCCCGATTGCCAATCGCGCATCGTCTCCACGATAAACAGCGGATTGCCGCCGGTTTGGACATAGACGTCGCTCCCCAGTCGTTCCGCCGCCGCGTCGCTCGCCGATTGGGCGATCAGCCGCTTCGTCTCCTCTTCGCTGAGGGGAGCAAGCGTCCATTCGGTCAGCTTCCGTTCGATGCGCAGCGCGTTCAGCAACTGCGCTGCCGCTTCTCCCATAGACTCTTCCGTTCTCATCGTCGCGATGACGAGAAGTTTGGCGTTCGAATCGCTCCGAAGCAAATAAGCGAGCAGCTGCAACGTCTCGCCGTCGCTCCATTGCAGGTTGTCGAGAAGGAGCAGCAACGGCTGGCGGTCCAGAAGCATCCGCTCGATCGCTTCGTACCACACGTTCAGCTGCCAATTTTCCCGGATCGGATTCGGCCCAGCCAAGTCGGGATACCGATCGAGCAACTCGGGCAGCAACCGCGCCAACTCCGACAGCCGGGCGCGGCTGAGTTGGGGCATCGGCAGGCTTCTCAGCCATGCCTTTACCGGGGAGTAGGACAACGATTTTACAGACGGGAGACAGACGGCCATCGCCGTCCGTATGCCTTGGCGCTCCGCCCACCCTCGAAACTCTTCGGCTAATCGCGTCTTGCCGATCCCCGCCTCCCCCTGCAAAGCGAGCAGCGACGGCCGTCCGTCCGCTGCCTGTCTCCAGGCTTCACTCAGGGCATCCCATTCCGCGATTCTGCCGATCAGCGGTCCCGGCGCGGAAGGGGTGAAAGAGGGCGCGCGGGCATTTTCGGTCAGTGCCATCAGGAGCTCCGTCGTTTCCCCTGACGGGCCGATTCCCAATTCGTCTTGCAGCGTTCGAGCTAACTGCCTGTACGTCTTCGTCACGCTTGCCGTGTCCAAGTTCAAGGCATGGAGCCGCATGAGCGTACGGTATGTTTCTTCTCTTGTTCGTTGATGGATCAGCAGCTTGCCCGCATAGTGCAGAGCCGTCTTGTAGTCCCGCCGATTTTCCATAATCGACGTCAGTTTCTCCAGCACGTTGACGTACGCCTGGGCGAACGACTCCCGTTTTGGCTCGAGCCAATCTTCATAGAAGCCGGGAAGCAGTTCGCCGCGGTACAACGTTTCCGCGCGAAGAAGCTCCTCCAGGGCGTCCCCCTGCGCCGACCGCATGAACGCGCCGGCGTCGCAATGGAAACCCGCATCCGGATTCCAGTGGATAGAGGTTTGCGTCACCACGAGGTAACGGTCGAT contains:
- a CDS encoding sugar ABC transporter substrate-binding protein, whose protein sequence is MRFKRASIFLIAIIVAAYALSVLYSKTTALPSEVSESAAPAVQKRPASLKVMVDNVYQPYIEKISTEFEREYGIKVEVLAAPSDDLHDEIVKRVDTEVSDIDLIQVKSEWTREFAASGFLEPLNKFVTTELKGNTIPLAYDQRVLSNELYTLPELYAFPMSMEAHFLFYNQDLLCKVGLYAPPSTWKELMDAVTFMREKNLVEHGVIWGWNDSEGLMDDYTLLLNAMGGQYKDVNGKWIFNRGAGLKALQFMVDSLYDNQLTDPLSIRVNESKASEEFAKGRVPFLIAGSYAALKLKDYSNIKVALIPGFDKSLKSSSVAGGSAIGLVRNSRNKDWGWKFIQMMSEKRNDVIVTDYTGGLPVWNDMIDLATLRQTYPSIDIMKEQFEYAINQPLTASYHSWARDLQASLMFALQQKNTPQDALNQAVRRAQKDLID
- a CDS encoding Ig-like domain-containing protein; the encoded protein is MRVSRRMLMLFAALLPLLAIWPAQSAFAAEVFGFEVDDYEHGYDESYLIAGKSYTLEYLSTAMLGTDEFPEYRYSFDDGASWIPLPNTNCGFHKVCFSLPYTSRVTYVTFRIDVKFDPFVGTTTHSGWTTDRYRLRQPGTVSDFTATPNKDGSVTLNWNDNSDMESYYRITRSGPDGDKTFIVDRTKDHFGPLSYTDKQTDTSKETIYMYRLNPVVDAYPLSEEEVFGDQWALVKTKVPPIDPKKIFINPGIAVPIPDLIKGIDPKTPINKVDAFRYLKDFPLSVGDLSKPAVTSVKLSHNALALKKGEQTSLTATVAPADAANLKVAWSSTNPQVAEVDTSGKVTAKSPGIAKIVAITEMGNFTDVCVVTVTSPPKTSSYSDLAGHPAQAEIDKAAELGIVFGYGDGTFKPDGKVTRAEFASMLIRALKPAVDGDPLAFKDKTDIPSWAVNAVQQAVKLGFVSGNADGTFRPNANITHSEMVSMVIRASGLPPSQSLKTGFADDADIPKWAKPSASKAQETGIIIVGGLPDGKFMPLAPTTRAEAASAIVRMLNVKV
- a CDS encoding response regulator — its product is MHNVVIVDDEAIVSRGLSEKIDWAELECRVVGIGGNGLEGKALVDRCRPDIVITDIKMPGMNGLDLAQYMKENYPECVTILLSGYTEFDYARAAVRHQVFDYLLKPVDLEDLKSCIRKVKKHLASIGTAGKQTEINREAEARKASLVESGIMLNVIVNGNKDIGILVRKLDEHGLSLRKGQTVLFERYDREEDPVTASLLQYAIQNIVSETYDNLNIRAAVFSHEGQNVAVIKYNPEIQPVVFERRVLEATELCRIHVEQYLKINVNIGAGRVFEGLQGLHASYQSANRMLEDNLFWGMREVPAPTETADGQKAGVNVAVSTDWLESISEGKEEEAVRHLEAFLQEVRRYQNKTIAFNGLMDFLVGLTRLVSDKEMKALITKTITEIPSIRTFKDYRSVLTRTVETVSRKARRELKDMSASLVDRVIDYIGANYQDSRLSLQFAAETFHVSDGHLSRLFKKETGSNFSEYLIKKRVDKAKELLELDPRIPIAGVAGRVGFTDAKYFGQVFKKHYGMTPSEFKENVME
- a CDS encoding sensor histidine kinase, encoding MMKQLLRNLNDYFFSSVKRELMLMVTATIILVVGAIVIVTYNVSIDLQMKDAKANDAAKVRFIGDNIDETVITINRLMDSLTQDTEVQALLNIPESPTLSEIRQLEDLFLSKAVFSSDMFNAIYLFNTRDLLFRLTLGSSAPDKQTLNYNKYRYDTIGRTTWRIDNGTVYVEKSLRQRESLRTIGYVSIEINKEYLRNRLQSEGNRFTYVYDENGGMLVGSREDPALNTEDLFALAKQEQNGEPHVVKIPPYHDMLLTTRLSEYGKWRVVSVVPVKELARGPELIGLWISIIGILGALSGFVVFWYASRRLTAPLHDLRKLMDLADVDNFQHQANIHRRDEFGRLGRSFNHMMRKINFLISEVYQKEIAQKESEYKALKAQINPHFLYNTLDTIRWLAMYGETQKIEKVAVSLSQILRASLNSKDMVPIRTEMESIDAYLAIQKNRFEHRITVAVHFDERIMDLLIPRFVLQPLVENSFIHGLEPKLGKGSLLIQGSLGTNGVTIRIIDDGVGMDEQRARELLEERKPAGIVSATGTGSGVNNVHERIRTLFGEAYGLSIVSSPDSGTIVEVVLPAKQEQQAASNG
- a CDS encoding ABC transporter permease encodes the protein MKRLNNQLPLITLIILVIVGSFLSDSFLTVKNLINLIQFAAETGIIAVGMAFVIFTGGIDLSVGSTVALAAVIAASTQQLGVPGVLGLCVVLGALIGIINGLVITKARVEPFMATLAMMAIVRAVTLWITNGGPVLKPVSASYQAIAGDAFGIPLPAIYLVVIFILGYILLRRLPFGRHVMAVGGGEETARLFGVKVEKVKLMVYTLSGILAALAGALITARIGMGEPRSGQSFELTAIAIVIVGGTYLLGGRGTIGGTFIGAMIFAVILNLMNLLDVSAYIQPIVRGLIIIIAALLISRSFAKNKKTAESA
- a CDS encoding stalk domain-containing protein, coding for MRKRTVALLLAATSLFSLSTGAFAASNLTQIKAYLNGGIKFRLDGKPWRPLDDKGKEVLPITYNGTTYLPLRVISDAFDIPINWEGSTSTIGLNESPNVNLFSKEVKADFWAEKSYDVIDKKQLVFGGKQYTGAYAFSAENVGLGWYEGSPNLKLDFGKKYNTLHLVLVAQSDMKIRVLNGNKQQLSEEMSLKEGVVTEVDVDLQDSQFAYVSAYDATNKAEKPLLYVLKDSYVTVKKP